From the genome of Deinococcus cellulosilyticus NBRC 106333 = KACC 11606, one region includes:
- the pstS gene encoding phosphate ABC transporter substrate-binding protein PstS, translating to MKKVLMTAALLATPAFAVSLQGAGASFPYPLYLKYFSEYKKATGTEVSYQSIGSGGGQRQILEQTVDFGATDGPMSDADLGKAPGGNKILHIPTALGAVVPIYNIPGVDSSLKFDGKVLADIFSGKITKWNDAALVKDNPELKNIALPITISRRADSSGTTFIFTDYLAKVSKTFATGVGKGTTVNWPQASIGGKGNDGVASVVKQTPGSIGYVELIFAKQNNIDYGTVKNKSGKFVKATLKGVTAAAASKPLPADTRVSITDASGADSYPISGYTWILVYQNQDYGKNTEEKAKAVKNLLNWIVNDGQKFNEDLGYAELPARAQKLAEGLIGSIKFGNKKL from the coding sequence ATGAAGAAAGTGCTCATGACCGCAGCTTTACTCGCAACCCCCGCTTTCGCAGTGTCCCTGCAAGGCGCAGGCGCTTCTTTCCCCTACCCCCTGTACCTGAAATACTTCTCTGAATACAAAAAAGCCACCGGCACCGAAGTCAGCTACCAGAGCATCGGCTCCGGCGGCGGACAGCGCCAGATCCTGGAGCAGACCGTGGATTTCGGTGCAACCGACGGCCCCATGAGTGATGCCGACCTGGGCAAAGCGCCCGGTGGCAACAAAATCCTGCACATCCCCACCGCCCTTGGTGCCGTTGTGCCCATCTACAACATCCCCGGTGTGGACAGCAGCCTGAAATTTGACGGCAAAGTGCTCGCCGACATCTTCTCCGGCAAGATCACCAAGTGGAACGATGCCGCTCTGGTGAAAGACAACCCCGAGCTGAAAAACATCGCTCTGCCCATCACCATCTCCCGCCGTGCGGACAGCAGCGGAACCACCTTCATCTTCACCGACTACCTCGCCAAGGTCAGCAAGACCTTCGCCACGGGCGTGGGCAAAGGCACCACCGTGAACTGGCCCCAGGCCAGCATCGGCGGCAAAGGCAACGACGGTGTGGCTTCTGTGGTCAAGCAGACCCCCGGTTCCATCGGCTACGTTGAGCTGATTTTCGCCAAGCAGAACAACATCGACTACGGCACTGTGAAGAACAAGTCAGGCAAGTTTGTCAAAGCCACCCTCAAAGGTGTGACCGCTGCCGCCGCCTCCAAGCCCCTCCCTGCCGACACCCGCGTGAGCATCACCGACGCTTCCGGTGCGGACTCCTACCCCATCAGCGGCTACACCTGGATTCTGGTGTACCAGAACCAGGATTACGGCAAGAACACCGAAGAAAAGGCCAAAGCCGTCAAGAACCTGCTCAACTGGATCGTCAATGACGGCCAGAAGTTCAACGAGGACCTCGGGTACGCTGAACTTCCTGCACGCGCCCAGAAGCTCGCTGAAGGCCTGATTGGCAGCATCAAGTTCGGCAACAAGAAGCTGTGA